A window from Bacillota bacterium encodes these proteins:
- a CDS encoding helix-turn-helix domain-containing protein yields the protein MNASGEERYIVPMPHIKVKSMHGFTVKELAKIIEKSQSPYTRRILSAVVMTANEVPSEVITKTLGCSHATVCRYVHLWNEHGLEGARDHRGGSVGRLADEMLKDIDDAVRHRSPKDHGY from the coding sequence ATGAACGCCAGTGGAGAGGAGAGATATATCGTGCCGATGCCTCATATTAAGGTGAAGAGTATGCATGGGTTTACCGTCAAGGAACTCGCCAAGATCATAGAAAAGTCCCAAAGTCCATATACTCGTCGGATCCTCTCGGCGGTTGTGATGACCGCCAATGAAGTTCCATCTGAGGTTATCACAAAAACTCTCGGTTGCAGCCATGCCACCGTCTGTAGATACGTCCATCTATGGAACGAACATGGCCTCGAAGGGGCACGTGACCACCGGGGCGGTAGTGTTGGGCGCCTTGCTGATGAGATGCTCAAGGATATCGACGATGCTGTAAGGCACCGGAGCCCCAAAGACCATGGCTACTAG
- a CDS encoding winged helix-turn-helix domain-containing protein, with product MLGRYIRDTYGVSYSGEWIRKILHKLGHTYKRGARKPTKASNEVQVAFKKISDLMEDLAGRDNACLVALDETGIRLEGQLL from the coding sequence ATCCTTGGGCGCTATATCCGGGATACCTACGGGGTGAGTTATTCTGGAGAATGGATACGCAAGATTCTCCATAAGCTCGGTCACACCTACAAACGGGGCGCCAGAAAGCCTACCAAGGCGAGTAATGAGGTACAGGTTGCCTTCAAAAAAATATCAGATCTGATGGAAGACCTTGCTGGGAGAGATAATGCCTGCCTTGTCGCTCTTGATGAGACGGGTATACGGCTTGAGGGCCAACTTCTATAG